The following coding sequences lie in one Actinomyces capricornis genomic window:
- a CDS encoding DEAD/DEAH box helicase, with translation MTSPATAPALNAMLDALIPADDPDRIPEPEDVYLAFSQWAQDSGRPLYPHQDEALSQILEGRHVIAATPTGSGKSMIALAAHTASLARGGRSYYTAPLKALVSEKFFELVGLFGAGNVGMVTGDTSINAGAPVICCTAEILANQSLREGGAMDVDCVVMDEFHYYADPQRGWAWQVPLLELPQAQMVLMSATLGDVSFLVGDLESRTGRRVAVVDDAVRPVPLELDYSVEPIGELLQRLVGQERAPVYVVHFSQKEAIERATALLSVDLVPKSRKEEIAAALGGFRFGGGFGATLSRLLRSGIGVHHAGMLPRYRRLVERLARQGVLAVICGTDTLGVGINVPIRSVVLTSLVKFDGAKERHLTAREFHQIAGRAGRAGFDTRGYVEVQAPEHVIENAKALAKAGDDERKRRRIVRKKAPEGRVNWTDKTFERLRDAAPETLTSQFQVTTTMVLNLMERPGDPVAHMAGLLDRAHLSAPERRTQVRRALEIYRSLRTAGVVEHVSSAVAAADGRPRLRLAVDLPDDFALNQPLAPFALAAMDLLGVDSPEHTVDVVSVVEATLDDPRPVLYAQQRAARGEAVAVMKAEGMDYEERMAALEEVTWPRPLAELLAPALEMYRQSNPWVADYELSPKSVVREMVESAMTFSDLVSRYELGRSEGVILRYLTDAYRALRQVVPEEHRSPEVVELIDWLGGLVRAVDSSLLDEWEALGAAQSGRAQEGAALLEGDRPDADDSLGVERAFGADEEGRVALTRNRHAFRVAVRRELFRRVELMARDDVEALAALDASSGWGQERWDRVLGEYWEEYDWIGTDTAARSVSLAPLDEEPDEQALAAAGVSERLREALAAQGRSVWLATQIIEDPDGDHDWRLVALVDLEASDREDRAVLRLLSVGPQA, from the coding sequence ATGACCTCCCCGGCGACCGCCCCGGCTCTCAACGCGATGCTCGACGCCCTCATCCCGGCTGATGACCCTGATCGGATCCCTGAGCCTGAGGATGTCTACCTGGCCTTCTCCCAGTGGGCGCAGGATTCCGGCCGCCCCCTCTACCCGCATCAGGATGAGGCCCTGTCCCAGATCCTGGAGGGTCGCCACGTCATCGCCGCGACCCCCACGGGCTCGGGCAAGTCGATGATCGCCCTGGCGGCCCATACCGCCTCGCTGGCCCGTGGGGGGCGCTCCTACTACACCGCGCCGCTCAAGGCGCTGGTCAGCGAGAAGTTCTTCGAGCTGGTGGGGCTGTTCGGGGCGGGCAATGTCGGGATGGTCACCGGGGACACCTCGATCAATGCGGGCGCCCCCGTCATCTGCTGCACGGCGGAGATCCTGGCCAACCAGTCGCTGCGCGAGGGCGGGGCGATGGATGTCGACTGCGTGGTCATGGACGAGTTCCACTACTACGCCGACCCCCAGCGCGGCTGGGCCTGGCAGGTGCCGCTCCTGGAGCTGCCCCAGGCCCAGATGGTGCTCATGTCGGCCACCCTGGGGGATGTTTCCTTCCTCGTGGGGGATCTGGAGTCGCGCACGGGGCGGCGGGTCGCCGTCGTCGACGACGCCGTGCGGCCGGTGCCCCTGGAGCTGGACTACAGCGTGGAGCCGATCGGCGAACTGCTCCAGCGCCTGGTGGGTCAGGAGCGGGCCCCGGTCTACGTCGTCCACTTCTCCCAGAAGGAGGCCATTGAGCGGGCCACGGCGCTGCTGAGCGTGGACCTGGTGCCCAAGTCCCGCAAGGAGGAGATCGCCGCCGCCCTGGGGGGCTTCCGCTTCGGCGGGGGCTTCGGCGCCACCTTGTCGCGGCTGCTGCGCTCGGGCATCGGGGTGCACCATGCCGGGATGCTGCCGCGCTACCGCAGGCTGGTCGAGCGCCTGGCGCGCCAGGGGGTGCTGGCGGTCATCTGCGGGACCGACACCCTGGGGGTGGGGATCAATGTGCCCATCCGCTCGGTGGTGCTCACCTCCCTGGTGAAGTTCGACGGCGCCAAGGAGCGCCACCTCACGGCCCGGGAGTTCCACCAGATCGCGGGCCGGGCCGGGCGCGCCGGCTTCGATACCCGGGGGTATGTGGAGGTCCAGGCCCCCGAGCACGTCATTGAGAACGCCAAGGCGCTGGCCAAGGCCGGGGATGATGAGCGCAAGCGCCGCAGGATCGTGCGCAAGAAGGCCCCCGAGGGGCGGGTCAACTGGACGGACAAGACCTTCGAGCGCCTGCGCGACGCCGCCCCCGAGACCCTGACCAGCCAGTTCCAGGTGACCACCACCATGGTGCTCAACCTCATGGAGCGCCCCGGCGACCCGGTGGCCCATATGGCCGGCCTGCTGGATCGCGCCCACCTGTCCGCGCCCGAGCGGCGCACCCAGGTGCGCCGGGCCCTGGAGATCTACCGCTCCCTGCGCACGGCGGGAGTGGTCGAGCACGTCTCCTCCGCCGTCGCGGCGGCCGACGGCCGCCCCCGCCTGCGCCTGGCCGTGGACCTGCCCGACGACTTCGCCCTCAACCAGCCGCTGGCGCCCTTTGCCCTGGCGGCCATGGACCTGCTGGGCGTGGACTCCCCCGAGCACACCGTCGATGTGGTCAGCGTGGTGGAGGCCACCTTGGATGATCCGCGCCCGGTGCTCTATGCCCAGCAGAGGGCGGCGCGCGGTGAGGCGGTCGCCGTGATGAAGGCCGAGGGCATGGATTATGAGGAGCGCATGGCGGCCCTGGAGGAGGTCACCTGGCCCCGGCCGCTGGCCGAGCTGCTCGCCCCGGCCCTGGAGATGTACCGGCAGTCCAACCCGTGGGTGGCCGACTACGAGCTGAGCCCGAAGTCGGTGGTGCGCGAGATGGTGGAGAGCGCCATGACCTTCTCCGACCTGGTCTCGCGCTACGAGCTGGGGCGCAGCGAGGGGGTGATCCTGCGCTACCTCACCGATGCCTACCGAGCGCTGCGCCAGGTGGTGCCCGAGGAGCACCGCAGTCCTGAGGTGGTCGAGCTCATCGACTGGCTGGGGGGCCTGGTGCGGGCGGTGGACTCCTCCCTGCTCGATGAGTGGGAGGCCCTGGGGGCGGCGCAGTCCGGCCGCGCCCAGGAGGGGGCGGCCCTGCTGGAGGGCGACCGCCCGGATGCGGATGACTCCCTGGGCGTGGAGCGGGCCTTCGGCGCCGATGAGGAGGGCCGGGTGGCCCTGACCCGCAACCGGCACGCCTTCCGGGTGGCGGTGCGCCGGGAGCTGTTCCGCCGCGTGGAGCTCATGGCCCGCGACGACGTCGAGGCCCTGGCAGCGCTGGACGCCTCCTCCGGCTGGGGGCAGGAGCGCTGGGATCGGGTGCTGGGCGAGTACTGGGAGGAGTACGACTGGATCGGCACGGACACCGCGGCCCGATCCGTCTCCCTGGCGCCGCTGGATGAGGAGCCCGATGAGCAGGCCCTGGCGGCCGCGGGGGTCTCGGAGCGCCTGCGCGAGGCCCTGGCCGCCCAGGGCAGGAGCGTGTGGCTGGCCACCCAGATCATCGAGGATCCCGACGGCGACCATGACTGGAGGCTGGTGGCCCTGGTGGACCTGGAGGCCTCGGACCGGGAGGACCGCGCCGTCCTGCGGCTGCTGAGCGTCGGCCCGCAGGCCTAG